One window from the genome of Oncorhynchus gorbuscha isolate QuinsamMale2020 ecotype Even-year linkage group LG14, OgorEven_v1.0, whole genome shotgun sequence encodes:
- the tmem121b gene encoding transmembrane protein 121B: MHTMIAEIGAADNPKASSSYPHPQAAVIFPDSPVSFAPDYGVGQLFIRSASSRRDTQTSAGSINPDESSIKPLVSGLSSAITGAYIMTSEEFMQTAPLFGQRSKRNVLYKILCFLILIFQGGILDFYLIIFTDLYWCSWIATDLVVISGWGIFFMKNARSKRERACGFHQNNSIFGCNLGEFTYAYLAWLIYVIACTPKIVLILETSILDLIALKVPFGVTGFKIITLLSVPLLYCLVNSITEDQNGATRHRSQSCFITTCLDLADCFTLVELFLNNEIPTVYLKYTVISVYFIALGVPVVWLYELTASEMRCRWVWARFLVGVLVNAPLLVVRCFQVYVHKMPVSVFMFKNMFFLACKCLELIEQCLTVRRVRRFAEGSNPAQFSHCVSENDMCPHGYVNTLAVTTQS, from the coding sequence ATGCATACAATGATAGCAGAAATTGGTGCCGCCGACAATCCCAAGGCCAGCTCCAGCTATCCCCATCCCCAAGCAGCTGTGATCTTCCCGGACTCACCGGTTTCATTCGCCCCGGACTACGGAGTCGGACAGCTGTTCATACGTAGCGCCTCGTCCAGGAGGGACACACAGACGTCCGCGGGCAGCATCAACCCAGACGAGAGCTCCATCAAGCCGCTGGTATCCGGATTATCCTCCGCTATTACAGGCGCCTATATCATGACCTCTGAGGAATTCATGCAGACCGCTCCCTTGTTCGGCCAGAGGTCCAAGAGGAACGTTCTCTACAAGATCCTGTGTTTCCTCATTCTGATATTCCAAGGAGGCATTCTAGATTTCTACCTCATTATCTTCACGGATCTGTACTGGTGTTCGTGGATCGCCACGGATCTGGTGGTGATCTCTGGCTGGGGGATCTTCTTCATGAAGAACGCCAGGAGCAAGAGAGAGCGGGCGTGTGGGTTCCACCAAAATAACTCTATATTCGGCTGTAACCTCGGCGAGTTTACCTACGCCTACCTGGCCTGGTTAATCTACGTGATCGCCTGCACCCCTAAAATAGTCCTCATTCTAGAGACTTCGATATTAGATCTCATCGCGCTCAAAGTTCCGTTCGGTGTAACCGGATTTAAGATTATCACGTTGCTCTCCGTCCCGTTACTCTACTGTCTCGTCAATTCTATCACCGAGGACCAGAACGGAGCGACGCGCCACCGGTCCCAAAGCTGCTTCATAACCACCTGTCTGGACCTCGCAGACTGTTTTACCCTGGTGGAGTTGTTTCTGAACAACGAGATACCGACGGTCTATTTAAAATACACGGTCATCTCGGTGTATTTCATCGCCCTGGGCGTCCCAGTGGTGTGGTTATACGAGTTGACAGCCTCCGAGATGCGCTGTCGCTGGGTCTGGGCTCGGTTCCTGGTCGGTGTGTTGGTCAACGCCCCACTTCTGGTGGTGCGGTGTTTCCAGGTGTATGTTCACAAGATGCCCGTCTCAGTGTTCATGTTCAAGAACATGTTCTTCCTGGCCTGTAAGTGTCTGGAGCTGATAGAACAGTGTTTGACAGTGCGGCGAGTCAGGAGGTTCGCTGAGGGAAGCAACCCGGCGcagttctctcactgtgtctcgGAGAACGATATGTGTCCCCATGGATATGTCAACACCCTGGCGGTTACCACGCAGTCATAG